The proteins below are encoded in one region of Effusibacillus dendaii:
- the spoIIIAG gene encoding stage III sporulation protein AG → MKMDTGIFSRVPKWMYLLAIAGVVLIVSGSFLTPTNSQPKLPEPPAQAKTEINTDSLSMAEYERLYEKRLAEILNQIQGVTDATVMVNLDSTEEVVLASNKQNQRTNTTELDKQGGNRTITTFNENEQLVMTNGSNDHPVVLRTIKPHVRGVLVVAKGAEQPRVQMMIMESIERVLEVPPHRISIQPKKM, encoded by the coding sequence ATGAAGATGGATACCGGTATTTTTTCAAGGGTTCCCAAATGGATGTACCTGCTTGCCATAGCGGGAGTTGTGCTGATTGTATCGGGAAGTTTTCTAACTCCAACGAACAGCCAGCCGAAGCTGCCGGAACCGCCTGCCCAAGCAAAGACGGAAATCAATACGGATAGTTTGTCGATGGCCGAATATGAGCGGCTTTACGAAAAAAGACTGGCGGAAATACTCAATCAGATACAAGGAGTAACCGATGCCACAGTGATGGTCAATCTGGATTCAACAGAGGAGGTGGTGTTAGCAAGCAACAAGCAAAATCAGCGTACCAACACGACAGAACTCGACAAACAGGGCGGCAATCGTACAATCACCACATTTAACGAAAATGAACAGTTGGTCATGACAAACGGTTCGAATGATCATCCGGTTGTCCTTCGTACGATTAAACCTCATGTCAGAGGGGTGCTTGTGGTTGCAAAAGGAGCGGAACAGCCTAGGGTTCAAATGATGATTATGGAATCGATTGAACGAGTGCTGGAAGTTCCTCCACATAGAATTTCCATCCAACCTAAAAAAATGTAA
- a CDS encoding SpoIIIAH-like family protein, with translation MAKRQTVWLSAMMILSLMVIGYYTVDGTLAPVPTSLSSDGKLMQPQAQGSGAQNSKPQDQTQGTQNNKATDAKQPDNAKAPDAKASDGKTQQQGQSGDSHQTMTGGDWFAQRFIDRETAYSQKVEQLQQVIADSKTSTDAKIKAEQDLKSLTEFAQKAEQAENRVMEQGFPEALITKDNDRITVTVQTNDLTKEQVAKIYGIVSKELNVPASQIVVSYKP, from the coding sequence ATGGCAAAGCGTCAAACAGTATGGCTATCGGCAATGATGATTCTCTCCCTGATGGTAATTGGGTACTACACGGTGGATGGCACCTTGGCTCCCGTGCCCACAAGTCTGTCAAGCGATGGCAAATTGATGCAGCCGCAAGCGCAAGGCAGCGGGGCACAAAATAGCAAACCGCAAGATCAAACACAAGGGACGCAAAACAATAAGGCGACAGATGCTAAGCAACCGGACAATGCAAAGGCGCCAGATGCAAAAGCATCAGATGGAAAAACGCAACAGCAGGGGCAATCAGGTGATTCACATCAGACGATGACTGGCGGGGATTGGTTCGCGCAGCGGTTCATTGATCGTGAAACCGCCTATTCACAAAAAGTGGAGCAGCTGCAGCAGGTTATTGCCGACAGCAAAACATCTACAGACGCCAAAATCAAAGCAGAGCAGGATTTGAAATCACTGACAGAGTTTGCCCAAAAGGCGGAGCAGGCGGAAAATCGCGTGATGGAACAAGGGTTTCCGGAAGCGTTGATTACGAAAGATAACGATCGCATCACCGTAACGGTCCAGACCAACGACCTGACAAAAGAACAGGTCGCTAAGATCTACGGCATTGTCAGCAAGGAACTGAATGTACCGGCCAGCCAGATCGTTGTGTCTTACAAACCATAA